GGCGCACCCACTGCCTGACAATAAGGCTGTGTGCCGCCGTCGTTGAAATAATTTTGATGATAATCTTCTGCTTTAAGTAAACACCTCAAAGGCTTGTACTTGGGTAACGACAGGTTAATAAAAACCTTTCGGCTTCTAACTCTTGCAACACTTTCTCTGAACCACTTTGAGGTGTTGGGCTCTTGCTGTGATAAAAATAACGGAGCGATACTGTGTGCCTATATCGCCGCCCTGACGGTTGAGGGTGGTGGGGTTTCGCATTGCCAGCAAAAACACCCGCAAAATTTCTTCCAATGAAATTTTTGAAGTATCGTGCTAATTTGAACCACTTCGGCGTGTCCGGGTGATTGCCGTTGCACACTTGGCGGTGCAAGCGGGTTTTTATAAAGCCGCCCGAAAATCCCGGACTCCACTTTTTTTCCACTCCCCGCAAACGTTGAAAACCGCCTCTATGCACCAGTAGCAGCCGCCGCCGAGCGTGTTCTGAGCCCTTTGTCGGCGACGCTTCAGTTGTGGGCGAAAAATTCCAGCGACAAAGAATTGACGCAATACTTCTCCCATACTGCAGTCGGTGATGCCATCATTAAAAATATGCCCTAGATGCTCGAAGCTGCATGCGCACACACAATTTCGGTGCGCAGACATGCGATTTATCCAAGCGTTGCAGAATTTTTTCCGCCTTTGATTTCGCGGTCGAAACTCGGGCCAGCCACAATGCGACTCGCTAAATTTCATTTCGTCCGAAAATAAAGCATTTGGACAAGCGGTACAATGATAAGTGCTCTTTTCGTGGTGCAAATTAAACTTACCGCCAAACGGACGCTTCTGTTCCCGCGTTTCCTCGCGCAACACATCATATTGTTCGCTGAGCCAGCCCGCTTATCTGGCTTCTATTTTTCTATGGAAAACGGGAGGATTTCTTTTTTGCCTCATATTGCTGATAGATGAATAAGGAATTAAAACAATGAAGATAGATAAAGGCATATTTTGCGCTTAAGTAAAATACTAACCGTTTAGTGATGTATCTGTTGTGGAGTTTATTTAAGAAGAATAATAAATTGTTGGTCATCAATTTTTATTTTTTTCAAAGTTGATATTTTTATTCGAATACAGCCCATTATCTTTTGCTCAAGCCACTATTCCCTACAGCATCCCTATTCATTCATTGCCCGAAGTTGCCATTCATAGCCCGCGTGCTACCCCTTCACCGCCACCTCATT
This is a stretch of genomic DNA from Sphingobacteriales bacterium. It encodes these proteins:
- a CDS encoding peptide-methionine (R)-S-oxide reductase, whose product is MREETREQKRPFGGKFNLHHEKSTYHCTACPNALFSDEMKFSESHCGWPEFRPRNQRRKKFCNAWINRMSAHRNCVCACSFEHLGHIFNDGITDCSMGEVLRQFFVAGIFRPQLKRRRQRAQNTLGGGCYWCIEAVFNVCGEWKKSGVRDFRAAL
- a CDS encoding peptide-methionine (S)-S-oxide reductase, translating into MEEILRVFLLAMRNPTTLNRQGGDIGTQYRSVIFITARAQHLKVVQRKCCKS